A window of the Aquimarina spinulae genome harbors these coding sequences:
- a CDS encoding cupredoxin domain-containing protein, which yields MKKLITVFSFILAITFSAQAQKVKNVSLEQTKGEFTQKEIKLSEGSYVFNITNNQAGTDVGFVLVPEGKDASNAENHIKTAYVTKVVAEGKTESSQTVALQKGTYKYFCPLNKTPQYTLVVE from the coding sequence ATGAAAAAGTTAATTACAGTATTCTCATTTATTTTAGCAATCACCTTTAGTGCACAAGCACAAAAAGTAAAAAATGTTTCTTTAGAGCAGACTAAAGGGGAATTCACTCAAAAAGAAATAAAACTATCAGAAGGAAGCTATGTATTCAATATTACCAACAACCAAGCAGGAACAGATGTTGGTTTTGTACTAGTTCCAGAAGGAAAGGATGCTTCTAATGCCGAAAATCATATCAAAACAGCATATGTAACTAAAGTAGTAGCCGAAGGAAAAACTGAAAGTTCTCAAACAGTTGCATTACAAAAAGGAACTTACAAATATTTTTGTCCTTTAAACAAAACCCCTCAATACACTTTGGTTGTAGAGTAA
- a CDS encoding carboxymuconolactone decarboxylase family protein: MSTFNVPTREEVNAGNQAIFDNLNKALGFVPNLYATYAHSDTALENYLNFSNAKTSLSAKEKEVVNLAVSQVNDCIYCLSAHTAIGKMNGFTDEQILELRAGRASFDTKLNALAGLAKNITENRGRANQGVVNNFLNAGYSKGNLIDTIVLVGDKTISNYIHSTTQVPVDFPVAQPLETTEV; the protein is encoded by the coding sequence ATGAGCACATTTAATGTACCAACAAGAGAAGAAGTAAATGCTGGTAATCAAGCAATATTTGATAATCTAAATAAAGCACTAGGATTCGTACCAAATCTATATGCCACTTATGCCCATAGTGATACAGCACTAGAAAATTACCTAAACTTTTCAAATGCAAAAACATCACTCTCTGCTAAAGAAAAAGAAGTAGTGAATTTAGCCGTAAGCCAGGTAAATGATTGTATTTATTGTTTATCTGCCCATACAGCTATAGGAAAAATGAACGGATTTACCGATGAGCAAATTTTAGAACTTAGAGCTGGTCGTGCTTCTTTCGACACTAAACTGAATGCATTAGCTGGATTAGCCAAAAATATTACAGAAAATAGAGGTAGAGCTAATCAGGGTGTTGTAAATAATTTTTTAAATGCTGGATATTCTAAAGGAAACTTAATAGATACTATCGTATTAGTAGGAGATAAAACAATTTCTAATTATATACATAGCACAACCCAGGTTCCTGTAGATTTTCCAGTTGCACAACCACTAGAAACTACCGAAGTCTAA
- a CDS encoding DoxX family membrane protein: MKKILPLLLRIVVALILIQTLRFKFTAHPDSVYIFTKVGLEPYGRIGTGITELIAGVLLLIPKTAWIGAMLTLGIIGGAIMMHLTKLGIEINNDGGILFITAVVTFVLSAVILWMRRKEVKFF, from the coding sequence ATGAAAAAGATTCTACCCCTCTTGTTACGAATCGTCGTAGCATTGATCTTAATTCAAACACTAAGATTTAAATTTACTGCTCATCCAGATAGTGTGTACATATTCACAAAAGTCGGATTAGAACCTTATGGACGAATAGGAACAGGGATAACCGAACTAATCGCCGGAGTTTTATTATTAATACCCAAAACAGCGTGGATTGGCGCAATGTTAACCCTTGGTATTATAGGAGGAGCCATCATGATGCATTTAACCAAACTAGGCATTGAAATTAATAATGATGGCGGAATTCTCTTCATTACGGCTGTAGTGACTTTTGTATTAAGTGCTGTTATTCTTTGGATGAGAAGAAAAGAAGTCAAGTTTTTTTAA
- a CDS encoding helix-turn-helix domain-containing protein — protein sequence MIKEFKEFSTGAVLKIANEELLQSYATSKLVGLYTFIWVRGTDISIEIDGISTTVKKNKIIVLTPNQYFKFIDGSDILVYQFNRDFYCIKDHDKEVSCVGVLFYGNTTISIVELNVKEQNKLDQLHKVFLDELDTVDTIQAEMLRMLMARFIITTTRLIKQQSNYNNLGDQVDLIRNFNILVDTHFRKEHAVGFYAQQLFKSPKTLSNNFAKFEKSPLQIIHDRIILEAKRLLIYTDKSAKEIAYEIGFEDASHLSRMFKRHTSLSPSEFKKQLKPESEGKY from the coding sequence ATGATAAAAGAATTTAAAGAATTTTCGACCGGTGCTGTATTAAAAATTGCCAACGAAGAATTATTACAGTCCTATGCAACATCAAAACTTGTAGGATTATATACTTTTATCTGGGTTAGAGGTACTGATATTAGTATAGAGATTGATGGAATTTCTACAACAGTCAAAAAAAATAAAATTATAGTGTTAACTCCTAATCAATATTTTAAATTTATTGATGGATCAGATATCTTAGTATATCAGTTTAACAGGGATTTTTATTGTATCAAAGATCATGATAAAGAAGTAAGCTGTGTCGGAGTACTTTTTTATGGTAACACCACTATCTCTATTGTAGAATTAAATGTAAAAGAACAAAATAAATTAGATCAATTACATAAGGTTTTTCTGGATGAATTAGATACAGTAGATACAATACAGGCAGAAATGTTACGCATGCTAATGGCAAGATTTATAATAACGACTACACGTCTTATCAAACAACAAAGCAATTATAATAATCTTGGAGATCAGGTAGATTTGATCAGAAATTTCAACATCCTGGTTGATACCCATTTTAGAAAAGAACATGCAGTTGGTTTTTATGCTCAACAACTATTTAAATCCCCTAAAACGTTATCAAATAATTTCGCGAAATTTGAGAAAAGTCCTCTGCAAATTATTCATGATCGAATAATCTTAGAAGCCAAACGCCTACTTATCTATACTGATAAATCTGCTAAAGAGATTGCATATGAAATCGGTTTTGAAGATGCATCTCATCTTAGCAGAATGTTTAAAAGACATACATCTCTTTCTCCTTCAGAGTTTAAAAAACAATTAAAACCAGAATCCGAAGGGAAATATTGA
- a CDS encoding SMP-30/gluconolactonase/LRE family protein translates to MNNFSTTFFVFFVCISFSGKSQSFNSPESITFDEATDSYYVSNIGNGEILKIDKTGAKTSFVSGYTSFLGVKLHNGVIYSAEDNKSGDDFIRGFDISTAELVFSLRIPNTKQLNDIEFDDTGNLYISDREGNTIFKVSINNKSYEILDNTINTPNGLYFDIKKNRLLVCNTIDKSAVYEIDLESKKTTLVVKTNYPHLDGVTMDKSGSIYLTSWSIDWKKSVLLKYDSKEFIEIVTNSNGMADIEYNQKTNAIDVAQLFDNSILHFNLSNKK, encoded by the coding sequence ATGAATAATTTCTCTACTACATTTTTTGTTTTTTTTGTATGTATTTCATTTTCAGGAAAATCGCAATCTTTTAATAGTCCAGAAAGTATAACATTTGATGAGGCAACAGATTCTTACTACGTTTCAAATATTGGTAATGGAGAAATCCTTAAAATAGATAAAACAGGTGCAAAAACATCTTTTGTATCGGGATACACTTCGTTTCTTGGTGTAAAACTACACAACGGAGTTATTTATAGCGCAGAAGACAATAAATCTGGAGATGATTTTATTAGAGGATTTGACATATCGACAGCTGAGTTAGTATTTTCATTACGAATACCAAACACTAAACAACTTAATGATATCGAGTTTGATGATACAGGAAATTTATACATTTCGGATCGTGAAGGAAACACAATCTTTAAAGTATCGATCAACAATAAATCTTATGAAATTCTAGATAATACTATTAATACTCCGAACGGACTTTATTTTGATATTAAAAAAAATAGGCTATTAGTCTGTAATACGATAGACAAAAGTGCAGTATACGAAATAGATTTAGAAAGCAAAAAAACCACATTAGTTGTCAAAACCAATTACCCACATTTAGATGGGGTTACAATGGATAAAAGTGGATCAATTTATCTTACTAGTTGGTCTATTGATTGGAAAAAAAGTGTCCTTTTAAAATATGACAGTAAAGAATTTATCGAAATTGTAACGAATAGCAATGGGATGGCTGACATAGAATATAATCAAAAAACGAATGCAATAGATGTTGCGCAATTATTTGACAACTCTATACTACACTTTAATCTTTCGAATAAAAAATAG
- a CDS encoding class I SAM-dependent methyltransferase — translation MSKELHNYFETNKQTWNKKVDIHARSDFYDIEAFKKGKTSLKQYELEALGDVSGKSLLHLQCHFGQDTLSWSRLGAKCTGVDLSEKGIELAKSLNTELDLDAKFVCCNVLDTSEYINDKFDIVFTSYGVIGWLPDLKPWGKMIAQRLKPGGVFYIVEFHPIVWMFDYLEEKPIMKYGYHQKDVIYEEYQGTYANPESNMISKEYGWNHGLGEVVSSLTEAGLTIEYLNEYDGSPYEVFPGLIKDENKMFATKEKLYPLIFAIKAQL, via the coding sequence ATGTCTAAAGAACTACACAATTATTTTGAAACCAATAAACAGACCTGGAATAAAAAAGTTGATATTCATGCCAGAAGTGATTTTTATGATATAGAAGCTTTTAAAAAGGGAAAAACTTCATTGAAACAATATGAACTAGAAGCGCTAGGAGATGTGTCTGGTAAGTCATTATTACATCTTCAGTGTCACTTTGGACAGGATACTTTAAGCTGGAGTAGGTTAGGAGCAAAATGTACTGGTGTTGATCTATCAGAAAAAGGAATCGAATTGGCCAAAAGCTTAAATACAGAATTGGATCTGGACGCAAAGTTTGTATGTTGTAATGTGTTGGATACTTCAGAATATATTAATGATAAGTTTGATATTGTTTTTACCAGTTATGGAGTCATCGGATGGTTACCTGATCTAAAACCCTGGGGCAAAATGATAGCTCAGCGACTAAAACCTGGCGGTGTTTTTTATATAGTTGAGTTTCATCCTATAGTATGGATGTTTGATTATTTAGAAGAGAAGCCTATAATGAAATATGGATATCATCAAAAAGATGTCATCTATGAAGAATATCAAGGAACATATGCTAATCCAGAATCTAATATGATTAGTAAAGAGTACGGGTGGAATCATGGATTAGGAGAAGTGGTGTCATCTCTTACAGAAGCTGGATTAACTATAGAATACTTAAATGAATATGACGGATCGCCTTATGAGGTTTTCCCTGGTTTAATTAAGGATGAAAACAAGATGTTTGCTACAAAAGAGAAATTATATCCACTAATCTTCGCGATCAAAGCCCAACTATAG
- a CDS encoding aldehyde dehydrogenase: MDYQGVIDQQRLFFNTNTTKDISFRIRELKKLKNVLQKNEKLLYMSIYTDFKKSEFETYVTELSIIYHEIDLALVKIKKWARKRKASTGLANLPGRSYIIPEPYGSILVIGAWNYPYQLSLCPAIAAIAAGCTVILKPSEIPSHTSKAIASLINQNFDPAFFKVIEGGVQETSDLLKVKFDKIFFTGSVSVGKIIYQAAAKHLTPVTLELGGKSPAIVTKDIHINMAAKRLVWAKFLNAGQTCIAPDYVLVESSIYDQFLAAMRNHINKANYKVTHHNYTQIINDKNFDRLNSLIDPDKIYVGGPGDPEERVIPPTILKDISFSDKVMQEEIFGPILPVLSFDSIEEAITKIKTLSKPLSCYVFTKNKAVKNKILNEISFGGGAVNDAVMHFAEQSLPFGGVGDSGIGNYHGKYGFDTFSHFKSILQKPFWIELNLKYAPYSAKKLKWLKRIIG, translated from the coding sequence ATGGATTACCAAGGTGTCATAGATCAACAACGTCTATTTTTTAATACAAATACGACAAAAGACATCTCTTTTAGAATTAGAGAACTAAAGAAGCTAAAAAATGTTTTACAAAAAAATGAGAAGCTACTTTATATGTCTATCTATACAGATTTTAAAAAGTCTGAATTCGAAACTTATGTTACCGAGTTATCCATAATCTATCACGAAATTGATCTTGCTTTAGTAAAAATTAAAAAATGGGCTCGAAAAAGAAAAGCTTCTACAGGATTAGCAAATCTTCCTGGGAGAAGCTACATTATCCCAGAACCATATGGGAGTATTCTTGTAATCGGAGCATGGAATTACCCATATCAATTATCACTTTGCCCGGCAATAGCAGCAATTGCCGCTGGGTGTACTGTTATTCTTAAACCAAGTGAGATCCCATCTCATACCTCTAAGGCAATCGCTTCGCTTATCAATCAAAATTTTGATCCTGCTTTTTTTAAAGTTATCGAAGGCGGGGTACAAGAAACGTCTGATCTTTTAAAAGTTAAATTCGATAAAATATTTTTTACAGGAAGTGTATCGGTAGGAAAAATAATCTACCAGGCAGCCGCAAAACACCTTACTCCGGTTACCCTGGAATTAGGAGGTAAAAGTCCTGCAATTGTTACTAAAGATATACATATCAATATGGCAGCCAAAAGATTGGTTTGGGCCAAATTTCTTAATGCCGGACAAACTTGTATTGCCCCGGATTATGTCTTGGTCGAATCCTCTATATACGATCAATTTTTGGCAGCGATGCGAAATCACATTAATAAAGCTAATTACAAAGTAACTCACCATAATTATACGCAGATCATTAATGATAAGAATTTTGATCGACTTAATAGCTTAATAGATCCTGATAAAATATATGTAGGTGGCCCGGGTGATCCAGAAGAGCGAGTAATACCACCAACAATTCTAAAAGATATTTCTTTTTCTGATAAAGTAATGCAAGAAGAAATCTTTGGCCCTATTTTACCAGTGCTTTCATTTGATTCTATCGAAGAAGCTATCACAAAAATCAAAACACTATCCAAACCTCTCTCTTGCTATGTTTTTACCAAAAACAAAGCGGTAAAAAACAAAATTCTAAACGAAATATCCTTTGGAGGTGGCGCTGTAAATGATGCTGTAATGCATTTTGCAGAACAATCTCTTCCTTTTGGAGGTGTTGGTGATAGTGGCATCGGAAATTATCATGGAAAATATGGATTTGATACTTTTTCCCACTTCAAGAGTATTCTTCAAAAACCATTTTGGATAGAGCTTAATTTAAAATATGCTCCGTATAGTGCAAAAAAATTGAAATGGTTAAAACGAATTATCGGGTAA
- a CDS encoding sterol desaturase family protein encodes MEFIKPLTYGVPLFLALILLELTYSKTHNHKDLYNWKDLTASLTMGVGSAILGPLIKTIFSIVLFHFVYELFNPEIDGVRTNIMGWKSFGFAWYVWLLCQLADDYTYYWFHRQNHMVRALWAAHIVHHSSDNFNLGTAVRNGWFTLLYKPLFYMWLPAIGFPPGMVIVCLGIEALWQFQLHSVYIPKMGIIEKIFNTHTMHQVHHAKNIEYMDKNHGGFLNIFDKIFGTWKELDEDIEIKYGVTHAPNSYNPWVILTHEYKDIWNDTKKSKNWYHKFMYIFGPPGWSHDGSTLTVKQMQRELKLKK; translated from the coding sequence ATGGAATTTATTAAACCCTTGACCTATGGAGTGCCTCTTTTTTTGGCACTAATTTTATTAGAGCTCACCTACAGTAAAACTCACAATCACAAGGACTTATATAACTGGAAAGATTTAACTGCTAGCTTAACTATGGGTGTGGGATCTGCAATCTTAGGGCCATTGATCAAAACTATTTTTTCTATTGTACTCTTTCATTTTGTATACGAACTTTTTAACCCAGAAATCGATGGGGTACGAACTAATATTATGGGTTGGAAATCCTTTGGATTTGCATGGTATGTTTGGCTTTTATGTCAACTCGCAGATGACTATACCTATTATTGGTTTCATAGACAAAATCATATGGTAAGAGCTTTATGGGCTGCACATATTGTACATCATTCTTCGGATAATTTTAACTTGGGTACTGCAGTAAGAAATGGATGGTTTACTCTTCTTTACAAACCATTGTTTTATATGTGGTTACCCGCAATAGGATTCCCTCCTGGGATGGTAATAGTTTGCCTGGGTATTGAAGCCCTATGGCAATTTCAACTTCACTCGGTATATATTCCTAAAATGGGAATAATTGAAAAAATATTCAATACACATACCATGCATCAGGTACATCATGCCAAAAACATAGAGTACATGGATAAAAATCATGGAGGATTTCTTAATATTTTTGATAAAATATTTGGAACCTGGAAAGAACTAGACGAAGATATAGAAATAAAATATGGTGTTACACATGCTCCTAATTCATATAATCCATGGGTGATCCTCACTCATGAATACAAGGACATATGGAATGACACCAAAAAATCAAAAAACTGGTATCATAAATTCATGTATATTTTTGGCCCTCCAGGGTGGAGTCATGACGGTAGTACTTTGACTGTAAAACAGATGCAACGAGAACTTAAGCTTAAAAAGTAA
- a CDS encoding VOC family protein has product MNTLSPFHLAIPVHDLENARNFYKDILELEEGRSSEHWVDFNFFGHQLVIHYKSKTDIEDNHNNLVDGKDVPVPHFGIILEWSIWQDLAKKLSNKNIQFVIEPYIRFEGEVGEQATMFFYDPCGNALEFKSFKDTSQIFAK; this is encoded by the coding sequence ATGAATACTTTATCTCCTTTTCATCTGGCAATCCCTGTCCATGATTTAGAAAATGCCAGAAATTTTTATAAGGATATTCTAGAACTTGAAGAAGGTCGAAGTAGTGAGCACTGGGTTGATTTTAATTTTTTTGGTCATCAATTGGTAATTCATTACAAATCAAAAACAGATATAGAAGATAATCATAACAATTTGGTAGATGGTAAAGATGTTCCTGTTCCTCATTTCGGGATTATTCTAGAATGGAGTATATGGCAAGATCTTGCAAAAAAACTATCGAATAAAAATATTCAATTCGTTATAGAACCCTATATCAGGTTTGAGGGAGAAGTTGGAGAACAAGCAACTATGTTCTTTTATGATCCTTGTGGTAACGCATTAGAGTTTAAGTCATTTAAAGATACTTCTCAAATTTTTGCAAAATAA
- a CDS encoding YybH family protein, which translates to MIRILSSLFLLVSIVAWSQSEYEPSEAHPFGQPNPKAPKEILDFAPLIGKCNCISQTRNQDRTWGEPNKMTWEFKYIMNGMAIQDQTLKADGRHSGSIRQFNVDSSQWYVHYYSSVRANPALSSWKGNQKDGKIILYRKQKAPNGMDGFSKLSFYDINDNGFKWLGEWVDTNKSISFPTWKIECVREENTEQLFDEELIRAEAKAFSNAYLRQDYEAIAKIYTDNAKIFPTNAPIIKGYEAIKKRWEGSSGYTPIEHEIIPEEIIILGDTAHDYGIYKGKNKNDDGTEVTYQGKYVVIWKKVNDQWKMYLDIWNRIKK; encoded by the coding sequence ATGATTCGAATACTGTCTTCTTTATTTTTATTGGTAAGTATTGTAGCTTGGAGTCAGTCAGAATACGAACCTTCAGAAGCACATCCTTTTGGACAACCAAATCCTAAAGCACCAAAAGAAATTCTGGATTTTGCACCTCTTATAGGGAAATGCAATTGTATATCACAAACCAGAAATCAGGATCGAACCTGGGGGGAACCAAATAAAATGACCTGGGAATTTAAGTATATCATGAACGGAATGGCTATTCAGGATCAAACCTTAAAAGCAGATGGTCGACACTCTGGTAGTATAAGACAATTTAATGTAGATAGTAGTCAATGGTATGTACATTATTATTCATCTGTAAGAGCCAACCCTGCGCTTTCTTCCTGGAAAGGAAATCAGAAAGACGGAAAAATCATTTTATATCGTAAACAAAAAGCTCCTAATGGTATGGATGGTTTTTCTAAACTTAGTTTTTATGATATTAATGACAATGGATTTAAATGGCTTGGTGAATGGGTAGATACAAATAAGTCTATTTCTTTTCCGACCTGGAAAATTGAATGTGTTAGAGAAGAAAATACAGAACAACTCTTTGATGAAGAACTAATAAGAGCAGAGGCAAAAGCTTTTTCTAATGCTTATCTAAGGCAAGATTATGAAGCTATCGCGAAGATTTATACGGATAATGCAAAAATATTTCCAACCAATGCACCTATCATTAAAGGATATGAAGCTATTAAAAAAAGATGGGAAGGATCTAGTGGCTATACTCCTATCGAGCATGAAATTATTCCTGAAGAAATTATAATTCTCGGAGATACTGCTCATGATTATGGAATCTATAAAGGAAAAAACAAAAATGACGATGGTACAGAGGTAACATATCAAGGAAAATATGTCGTTATCTGGAAAAAAGTTAATGATCAATGGAAAATGTATTTGGACATTTGGAATAGAATAAAAAAATAA
- the rluF gene encoding 23S rRNA pseudouridine(2604) synthase RluF: MLEKTFTRLNKYLSEVGYCSRREADKLIDQGRVTINGKVPEMGTKVTPDDIVRVDGELINKPKEKHVYLAFNKPVGIVCTTAQNEKDNIVNYINYPKRIFPIGRLDKPSEGLIFLTSDGDIVNKILRARNNHEKEYVVTVNKLISPLFIKRMSNGIPILDTITRKCEVEQISKYDFKIVLTQGLNRQIRRMCEYLGYEVIKLKRIRIMNVPLDVPVGEWRYLTEKELGVLNADVDDSSKTEEASILDDTKPKKNTNNSRRLTSKNDKKRNSDKRSSRGSRDKKRRDRRN; this comes from the coding sequence ATGCTTGAAAAAACTTTCACAAGACTTAATAAATATCTAAGCGAAGTTGGCTATTGCTCACGTCGTGAGGCAGATAAATTAATCGACCAGGGGCGCGTTACCATTAATGGTAAAGTGCCAGAAATGGGGACCAAAGTTACTCCCGATGATATTGTTCGGGTAGATGGTGAATTAATAAACAAACCTAAAGAAAAACACGTATATCTTGCTTTTAATAAACCTGTTGGCATAGTTTGCACAACAGCACAAAATGAAAAAGATAACATTGTAAATTATATTAATTATCCTAAACGTATTTTTCCTATTGGTCGATTAGACAAACCTAGTGAAGGACTTATTTTTTTAACTAGTGATGGGGATATCGTTAATAAAATTCTTAGAGCGAGAAATAATCATGAAAAAGAATATGTAGTAACAGTAAATAAATTGATTAGTCCGTTATTTATAAAGCGAATGAGTAATGGAATCCCAATTCTCGATACTATAACCCGTAAATGCGAAGTAGAACAAATTAGTAAATATGATTTTAAAATCGTGTTGACTCAGGGGCTTAATCGTCAAATTCGTAGAATGTGCGAATACCTTGGGTATGAAGTGATAAAATTAAAACGAATTAGAATCATGAATGTACCTCTTGATGTTCCTGTAGGAGAATGGAGGTATTTAACAGAAAAAGAATTAGGAGTTCTTAATGCTGATGTTGACGATTCTAGTAAAACAGAAGAGGCTTCTATACTAGATGATACTAAACCCAAAAAAAACACGAATAATTCAAGACGACTTACCTCTAAAAACGATAAAAAAAGGAATTCTGATAAAAGAAGTTCTCGTGGATCAAGAGATAAAAAACGGAGAGATCGAAGAAACTAA
- a CDS encoding SIMPL domain-containing protein: MKNLIYIFLVFSNSFAFAQIKGNATIISRQNIIAPAELANADIYGNQIQQFRQKDLIPNPVITIDAKVLNNIVADSYTAIFNIVQIGRTSQETYTLMKERVAKVKDGLRTKGILEGDIIIDVISFVPVYETVVEKKLFSKKYNEVPKGFELQQNIHVKFTNVNQFEKILATCANNEIYNLVKVDYFINDIQTVYKQLRTEILKTLKEKQQFYTDLGFDLTSYRPTIADTKYCHFPKEFYKNYQAFHSTSLETLNKKQGVVTAKKQTTYYYDPITYKDYDMVINTSIVEPVVQIGMEIKLQYTPILKEQKPIEKEITNPKYFLISPDGNIDIKELKLN, from the coding sequence ATGAAAAATTTAATTTATATCTTCTTAGTATTCTCTAATTCTTTCGCCTTTGCTCAAATTAAAGGAAACGCAACAATTATTTCCAGACAAAATATAATCGCTCCTGCAGAATTGGCAAATGCTGATATTTATGGAAATCAAATACAACAATTCAGACAAAAGGATTTAATACCAAATCCAGTAATAACAATCGATGCTAAAGTGTTAAACAATATTGTTGCCGATTCGTATACCGCAATTTTTAATATCGTTCAAATTGGAAGAACATCTCAAGAAACCTATACATTAATGAAAGAGAGGGTAGCAAAAGTAAAAGATGGGTTGCGCACTAAAGGTATTTTAGAGGGAGATATTATTATAGATGTCATATCATTTGTTCCTGTATACGAAACTGTAGTAGAAAAAAAATTGTTTAGCAAAAAATACAATGAAGTTCCTAAAGGTTTTGAATTACAACAAAATATCCATGTAAAATTCACTAATGTAAATCAATTTGAAAAAATACTTGCTACCTGCGCAAATAATGAAATTTATAATCTTGTTAAAGTAGATTATTTCATAAACGATATACAAACCGTATACAAACAACTACGTACAGAAATATTGAAAACCCTAAAAGAGAAACAACAATTCTATACAGATTTAGGTTTTGACTTAACATCATATCGTCCAACAATTGCTGACACCAAATATTGTCATTTTCCAAAAGAATTTTATAAAAACTACCAGGCTTTTCATAGCACCTCTTTAGAAACACTTAATAAAAAACAAGGGGTTGTAACTGCAAAAAAACAAACCACATATTATTATGATCCTATCACTTATAAAGATTATGATATGGTTATAAATACGTCAATAGTTGAACCTGTTGTGCAAATAGGTATGGAAATAAAACTACAGTACACACCTATACTAAAAGAGCAAAAACCAATTGAAAAAGAAATTACAAATCCGAAATATTTCTTAATCTCACCAGATGGAAACATTGATATTAAAGAATTAAAATTAAACTAA
- a CDS encoding alpha/beta hydrolase translates to MKEKYKKYLPLIIGKYIQFLFFFYPKKAINKAYILFCTPRKGKILPEQEDFLEEAEDEMVLIDTIYIQTYRWSSMGETILLVHGWESNTHRWKVLIQKLHKKGFNVIAFDAPAHGNSTGKILNVPLYTKCLQKIVELYRPNHMIGHSVGGMTTIFHQYTYPNKEIEKLIVLAPPSELSRIMKGYQEILKLSPKFMKALNQYFKEKHGFYFEEFSMTSFAKNLALNGLLIHDKNDDIAPYSEAEGISKNWNNALFITTEDYGHSLFFDEVDNMIIDFLKV, encoded by the coding sequence ATGAAAGAAAAATATAAAAAATACTTGCCTCTTATCATTGGAAAATACATCCAGTTTCTTTTCTTTTTTTATCCAAAAAAGGCAATCAATAAAGCATACATCTTATTCTGTACCCCAAGAAAAGGTAAAATATTACCCGAACAAGAAGATTTTCTAGAAGAGGCAGAAGATGAAATGGTTCTTATTGATACTATCTACATTCAGACTTATAGATGGTCTAGTATGGGAGAAACGATTTTATTAGTTCATGGATGGGAGAGCAATACGCATCGATGGAAGGTACTTATACAAAAATTACACAAAAAAGGATTTAATGTAATTGCTTTTGATGCACCGGCACATGGTAATTCTACAGGAAAAATATTAAACGTTCCTTTATACACCAAGTGCCTTCAAAAAATAGTTGAACTCTATCGACCTAATCATATGATTGGGCATTCTGTAGGTGGTATGACAACTATATTTCATCAATATACCTACCCAAATAAAGAAATAGAGAAATTAATAGTACTGGCACCTCCTTCAGAATTGTCCAGGATCATGAAAGGATATCAGGAAATATTAAAGCTTTCTCCAAAATTCATGAAGGCATTAAATCAATATTTCAAAGAAAAACATGGTTTCTATTTTGAAGAATTCTCGATGACAAGTTTTGCTAAAAACCTAGCACTTAATGGGCTTTTAATTCATGATAAAAATGATGATATCGCTCCTTATAGCGAAGCCGAAGGTATTAGCAAAAATTGGAACAATGCCCTATTTATTACTACAGAAGATTATGGTCACTCTCTGTTTTTTGATGAAGTTGATAATATGATTATTGATTTTTTGAAAGTATAG